The following proteins are encoded in a genomic region of bacterium:
- a CDS encoding efflux RND transporter periplasmic adaptor subunit, producing the protein MRRVPGLFWLIPVLALGACGRGGPPAPAGTFEATVVDIAPVQGGRVLAVTRQEGERVAAGDTLLVLDGELIALQRAQAAANHATLRAQRLVADAELVKARRQLSLLEKTLTRTLTLREQGTATGQQVDDITAQRDVARATIDAARGRQAALDAEITHLDSALAVLDRQLRDSAVLAPMAGTVLTRTVEPGEVVAAGRTALRLADLAHLELRIYLEAGDLSRVKPGQELPVRVDALPGSPLTGTVAWIADEAEFTPKNAQTRHARAQLVYAVKLRVANPDGRLHVGMPAEVDLP; encoded by the coding sequence ATGCGACGAGTCCCTGGCCTGTTCTGGCTGATTCCCGTCCTGGCGCTCGGCGCCTGCGGCCGCGGCGGGCCGCCGGCGCCGGCCGGCACGTTCGAGGCGACTGTCGTCGACATCGCGCCGGTCCAGGGCGGACGCGTGCTTGCGGTGACGCGCCAGGAAGGCGAGCGCGTGGCTGCCGGCGACACCCTGCTGGTGCTCGACGGCGAGCTGATCGCGCTGCAGCGCGCCCAGGCAGCCGCCAACCACGCCACGCTGCGCGCGCAGCGCCTGGTGGCCGACGCGGAACTGGTAAAGGCCCGTCGGCAACTCTCGCTCCTCGAGAAGACGCTGACGCGTACGCTGACCCTTCGCGAACAGGGCACGGCTACCGGCCAGCAGGTGGACGATATCACCGCGCAACGCGACGTGGCCCGCGCGACGATCGACGCCGCCCGCGGGCGCCAGGCGGCACTTGACGCCGAGATCACGCACCTCGACTCCGCACTTGCCGTCCTTGATCGCCAGTTGCGCGACAGCGCCGTGCTCGCGCCCATGGCCGGCACCGTCCTGACGCGCACTGTCGAGCCCGGGGAGGTAGTCGCCGCCGGCCGCACGGCCCTGCGTCTGGCCGACCTCGCCCACCTGGAACTGCGCATCTACCTCGAGGCCGGCGATCTCTCGCGGGTCAAGCCGGGCCAGGAACTGCCGGTGCGCGTCGATGCCCTGCCGGGGAGCCCGCTGACCGGCACGGTGGCCTGGATCGCCGACGAAGCGGAGTTCACGCCCAAGAACGCCCAGACGCGCCATGCCCGCGCCCAGCTGGTCTACGCGGTCAAGTTGCGCGTGGCGAACCCCGACGGACGCCTGCATGTCGGCATGCCGGCCGAGGTCGACCTGCCGTGA